A portion of the Sphingobacterium spiritivorum genome contains these proteins:
- a CDS encoding DUF6695 family protein: MDKTVPEFKDFALILAWPDSTIRGDEAWMMFFKKIGIVKNLNFKVGHTGIVLVSASSGELLYYDFGRYISPRGHGRARSKESDPRLTIDFKARFDKEGKISNLENIVHYFESMREDMQGFGELYFSVAEDINFDQAKNYADTVVLQGSTPYGAVARGNNNCSRFITRLLFNSSQKYTWLHWINFPETIKCSPISNVVNANNCRSVYSYSPANGLKNFRMNRWQSFLFLLSKLADNVRSKKAALLPDDLIIGGMECDAKPTSIPEHAQYLGGVGEGAWYAFRIMEDRKITVSRYTPTGEWEYAVVGVADPALDPELPFQITYDSHLLTTHVIQAGVKFNIRHVKRLSNTELPFPRTAEQSA; the protein is encoded by the coding sequence ATGGATAAGACTGTACCTGAGTTTAAAGATTTTGCATTAATTCTTGCCTGGCCCGATTCAACAATACGGGGCGATGAGGCCTGGATGATGTTTTTCAAAAAAATAGGGATCGTAAAAAATTTAAATTTCAAAGTCGGTCATACTGGCATCGTACTGGTCAGTGCATCCTCCGGAGAGCTGTTGTATTATGATTTTGGCAGGTATATCTCCCCACGAGGACATGGAAGAGCCCGATCTAAAGAATCAGATCCAAGACTGACCATCGACTTTAAAGCCCGGTTTGACAAGGAGGGAAAAATAAGCAATCTGGAAAACATTGTCCACTACTTTGAGTCTATGCGGGAAGATATGCAGGGGTTCGGGGAATTGTATTTCTCAGTAGCAGAAGATATCAACTTTGATCAGGCGAAAAATTATGCGGATACTGTTGTACTTCAGGGATCTACACCCTACGGAGCAGTAGCTCGTGGAAATAATAACTGTTCCCGGTTTATTACCCGACTTCTATTCAATTCCTCTCAGAAATACACCTGGTTGCACTGGATTAATTTTCCGGAAACAATCAAGTGCAGCCCCATTAGTAATGTTGTAAATGCAAATAACTGCAGATCTGTTTACTCCTACAGTCCGGCAAATGGTTTAAAAAACTTCAGAATGAACCGCTGGCAATCGTTTTTATTCCTACTCAGCAAGTTGGCAGATAATGTACGGAGCAAGAAAGCAGCTTTACTACCTGATGATCTTATCATTGGCGGAATGGAGTGTGACGCTAAACCGACTTCTATTCCGGAACATGCTCAATATCTGGGTGGAGTGGGTGAAGGAGCATGGTATGCTTTCCGTATCATGGAAGATCGGAAAATAACCGTCTCCCGTTATACCCCTACAGGGGAGTGGGAATATGCAGTAGTCGGAGTGGCCGATCCGGCTTTGGATCCGGAACTCCCCTTTCAAATTACGTATGACAGTCATCTCCTGACAACACATGTTATCCAGGCTGGTGTGAAATTTAACATCAGGCATGTGAAGAGACTTTCAAACACGGAGCTTCCATTTCCGAGAACTGCAGAACAATCTGCCTAA
- a CDS encoding DUF2892 domain-containing protein, translating to MSNLIRIIISCLLLVGTVVLFWSGQWGWGVLGILITILAWVTVFFNENMLLAQWFMRKEKMEKAEQWLNRITNYEKQLIPAQHGYYNMLIGLIESRRAPLQSEKFFKKALSLGLHMDHNIALAKLSLAGIAMAKRNKREAEKYLQEAKKADKNKLLTEQIKMMKDQMGMMDRQQIRYSR from the coding sequence ATGTCAAATCTAATTCGAATTATTATCAGCTGTCTGCTGTTAGTCGGTACCGTCGTCCTTTTTTGGTCTGGACAATGGGGATGGGGAGTTTTAGGCATTCTGATCACTATATTAGCCTGGGTAACGGTATTTTTCAATGAAAATATGCTGTTAGCTCAGTGGTTTATGCGTAAGGAAAAAATGGAAAAGGCAGAACAGTGGTTAAACAGAATTACAAACTATGAAAAACAACTGATCCCTGCACAGCACGGATATTACAATATGCTAATCGGGCTTATCGAATCCAGAAGAGCACCTTTACAATCTGAAAAATTCTTTAAGAAGGCCCTATCACTGGGACTTCATATGGATCATAATATAGCCCTTGCAAAATTGAGTCTGGCAGGTATCGCCATGGCTAAGCGCAACAAAAGAGAGGCTGAGAAGTACTTACAGGAAGCGAAGAAAGCGGATAAAAATAAATTGCTGACCGAGCAGATCAAGATGATGAAAGATCAGATGGGTATGATGGATCGTCAACAAATCCGATATTCAAGATAA
- a CDS encoding LemA family protein, translating into MKRLLVAIVGLFTALSFSSCGYNTMVSKDENVKAKWAQVENAYQRRADLIPNLVNTVKGAAKHEEGTLTAVVEARAKATSVTVDPSNLTEESIANYQQTQDALSQSIGRLLVSVEAYPDLKANQNFLELQAQLEGTENRISVERRAFNEAVQDYNTTVRSFPNNIMAGIFGFKSKGTFKAAEGSDKAPQVSF; encoded by the coding sequence ATGAAAAGATTATTAGTAGCAATTGTGGGCTTATTCACAGCATTGTCATTCAGTTCCTGCGGTTACAATACAATGGTTTCCAAAGATGAGAATGTAAAAGCAAAATGGGCTCAGGTCGAAAATGCCTACCAGCGTCGTGCAGATTTGATCCCTAATTTGGTTAATACCGTTAAAGGTGCCGCAAAGCATGAAGAGGGAACCTTGACTGCGGTTGTCGAAGCTCGCGCCAAAGCAACATCTGTAACAGTAGATCCTTCTAACCTTACAGAAGAATCAATCGCTAATTACCAACAGACTCAGGATGCACTTTCTCAGTCTATCGGACGATTATTAGTGAGTGTAGAGGCTTATCCGGATCTGAAAGCAAATCAAAACTTTCTGGAACTTCAGGCGCAGCTTGAAGGAACAGAAAACCGTATTTCTGTAGAAAGAAGAGCGTTCAATGAAGCTGTCCAGGATTACAATACTACTGTAAGAAGTTTTCCGAATAATATTATGGCCGGAATCTTCGGGTTTAAATCAAAAGGGACATTTAAAGCTGCTGAGGGATCTGATAAAGCTCCTCAGGTATCATTTTAA
- a CDS encoding Lrp/AsnC family transcriptional regulator translates to MPFQPDKTDLKILKLLQENGRVTNLQLASSIGLSPAPTLERVRKLENSGFIKSYHAFVDEEKLGLGIKSFIQISLDFHTHNAIPEFVEAVKGIPEVTECHHVTGNCDFILKVYVKDIKAYEAVIMEKISKIPFVKTFQTMMIMSTSKKEPIIPLEY, encoded by the coding sequence ATGCCTTTTCAGCCTGACAAAACTGACTTAAAAATTTTGAAGCTTCTTCAAGAGAACGGTCGGGTGACCAACCTGCAGTTAGCTTCAAGCATTGGCCTTTCTCCTGCCCCAACGCTGGAACGCGTACGTAAGTTGGAGAATTCCGGATTCATCAAAAGCTATCATGCTTTTGTGGATGAGGAGAAGCTTGGGCTGGGAATCAAATCTTTTATACAGATTTCTTTAGATTTTCATACCCATAATGCAATTCCTGAATTTGTGGAAGCTGTAAAGGGAATTCCGGAAGTAACAGAGTGTCACCACGTGACCGGAAATTGTGATTTTATCTTAAAAGTGTATGTCAAAGACATTAAAGCTTATGAAGCTGTCATCATGGAAAAGATATCTAAAATCCCTTTTGTAAAGACATTCCAGACGATGATGATCATGTCTACCAGTAAAAAGGAGCCTATCATCCCTTTGGAGTATTAG
- a CDS encoding NAD(P)/FAD-dependent oxidoreductase, whose amino-acid sequence MQKEIELAIAPEYIQDEAYILEKGIKELRLPAGRIKGFKVRKRSIDARGRNVVFRIRVIFFIDEEPVNSIFHSTLSTVKDAKPVIIIGAGPAGLFAAYRCIERGLKPIVIERGKPVRERRRDLAKITREGAVNPESNYCFGEGGAGTYSDGKLYTRSDKRGDVQNVLQIFVNHGATSDILVDARPHIGTNKLPHIIEAMRDTILEYGGEFIFDQRVTDINESFGNARGVTLANGSQLKAEHVILATGHSARDIFELFRQKNWLVEAKAFALGVRIEHPQEIIDQAQYHCSTRHENLPPAYYSLVEQVDNRGVFSFCMCPGGIIAPCATDENEIVVNGWSPSRRNNPHANSGTVTQINLEDVPNAATDPFALLDFQRQIEQKAFRLGGGNLVAPAQRMVDFVEKRVSKDLPSNSYKPGTGSVDLDEVLPDFVFKALRGALPVFGKKMKGYYTNEAILVGVESRTSSPVRIPRDKETLQHPQIKGLYPCGEGAGYAGGIVSAAIDGINCVNAISLL is encoded by the coding sequence ATGCAAAAAGAAATAGAATTAGCCATTGCTCCGGAGTATATACAGGATGAGGCTTATATCCTCGAAAAAGGAATTAAAGAATTGCGCCTGCCGGCAGGACGTATCAAAGGATTCAAAGTAAGAAAACGCTCTATTGATGCCCGGGGCAGGAATGTTGTCTTTCGCATCAGGGTAATCTTTTTTATTGACGAAGAGCCTGTTAACAGTATTTTTCATTCAACTCTTTCTACTGTAAAAGACGCCAAACCGGTCATTATCATAGGTGCAGGCCCCGCAGGCTTGTTTGCGGCGTACAGATGTATTGAACGAGGCCTGAAACCTATTGTTATCGAACGTGGGAAGCCCGTCCGTGAGCGACGCCGGGACTTAGCAAAGATTACGCGCGAAGGTGCGGTCAATCCTGAATCCAATTATTGTTTTGGGGAAGGAGGAGCTGGCACATATTCCGATGGAAAGCTCTATACCCGGTCTGACAAACGTGGTGATGTACAAAATGTATTACAGATTTTTGTCAATCACGGAGCAACATCGGATATTCTGGTGGATGCACGTCCACACATCGGCACCAACAAACTGCCCCATATTATAGAAGCGATGCGGGACACCATTCTGGAATATGGCGGAGAATTTATCTTTGACCAGCGTGTCACTGATATCAACGAATCCTTTGGCAATGCTAGAGGAGTCACACTGGCAAACGGATCGCAACTCAAAGCTGAACATGTGATTCTGGCTACGGGACATTCCGCACGCGATATTTTTGAACTTTTCAGACAAAAGAACTGGTTAGTAGAAGCAAAAGCTTTTGCACTGGGTGTACGGATCGAACATCCGCAGGAAATTATTGATCAGGCGCAGTACCATTGCAGCACCCGCCATGAAAATCTTCCTCCAGCCTATTACAGTTTGGTAGAACAGGTCGATAACCGGGGTGTATTTTCATTCTGTATGTGTCCCGGAGGGATAATTGCACCCTGCGCCACAGATGAAAATGAAATCGTTGTAAATGGCTGGTCTCCTTCCAGGCGTAATAATCCGCATGCAAATTCAGGTACAGTTACACAAATCAATCTGGAGGATGTACCCAATGCTGCCACTGATCCCTTTGCTTTATTGGATTTCCAACGTCAGATCGAACAGAAGGCATTCCGCTTAGGCGGAGGCAATCTCGTTGCACCAGCTCAACGTATGGTCGACTTTGTAGAAAAGAGAGTTTCCAAAGATCTGCCCTCAAATTCATACAAGCCTGGTACTGGAAGCGTAGATCTGGATGAAGTGCTTCCTGATTTTGTGTTTAAGGCTTTGCGGGGAGCATTACCTGTATTTGGCAAAAAGATGAAAGGATATTATACTAATGAGGCCATATTAGTAGGTGTCGAGTCTCGGACTTCTTCTCCTGTACGTATTCCCAGAGATAAGGAAACCTTACAACATCCACAAATAAAAGGACTTTATCCATGTGGTGAAGGAGCAGGATATGCCGGCGGTATTGTTTCGGCAGCTATTGATGGCATTAACTGTGTGAATGCCATATCATTACTATAA
- a CDS encoding TPM domain-containing protein: MQILNSEEQEKIAHAISLAENMTSGEIRIVMERVCKDKDPIKRAVSYFGKLEMHNTVQRNGVLIYMAADDHVFAIIGDAGINERVEGDFWESTKELMAESFRKGELANGLIAGVHNVAKKLQHFYPRRSDDINELPNEVYFGDN; the protein is encoded by the coding sequence ATGCAGATATTAAATAGCGAAGAACAGGAAAAGATCGCTCACGCGATAAGTCTGGCTGAAAATATGACCTCCGGGGAGATACGGATTGTTATGGAACGTGTGTGTAAAGACAAGGATCCTATAAAAAGAGCAGTATCTTATTTCGGGAAACTGGAAATGCATAATACCGTTCAGCGAAATGGTGTCCTCATCTATATGGCTGCAGACGACCATGTCTTTGCTATCATAGGTGACGCAGGTATTAACGAGCGGGTAGAAGGTGATTTCTGGGAGTCTACAAAGGAATTAATGGCAGAATCATTTAGGAAAGGTGAACTTGCCAATGGTTTAATTGCCGGTGTACACAATGTGGCGAAAAAACTTCAGCATTTTTACCCTCGTCGTTCAGATGATATCAATGAATTGCCGAATGAGGTTTATTTTGGTGATAACTAA
- the ung gene encoding uracil-DNA glycosylase, which yields MEKRYDESWDVILKPLFKEPYMRSLSQFVQQERQRCLIFPPEDLVLNAFKLTPLDQVKVVILGQDPYHNDGQAHGLSFSVPDGIALPPSLRNIYSELQTDIPGFKYPATGNLTKWARQGVLLLNATLTVRAHEAGSHQKRGWELFTDQIIQKISEQCEHVVFILWGSYAQKKAVLIDKSKHLILTAVHPSPLSVYRGFFGCKHFSQANEYLKGHGRLPIDWRIETD from the coding sequence ATGGAAAAGCGTTATGATGAAAGTTGGGATGTGATTTTGAAGCCACTCTTTAAAGAACCTTATATGCGGTCATTGTCACAATTTGTACAGCAGGAACGGCAACGTTGCCTTATCTTTCCCCCGGAAGATCTGGTTTTAAATGCTTTTAAACTGACTCCTCTGGATCAGGTTAAGGTTGTTATATTGGGGCAGGATCCCTATCACAATGATGGCCAGGCGCATGGTCTTTCTTTTTCTGTGCCGGATGGTATTGCTCTTCCCCCTTCTCTGCGCAATATTTATTCAGAATTGCAGACAGATATTCCGGGATTTAAATATCCTGCAACTGGCAACCTCACGAAATGGGCCAGGCAGGGGGTGCTGTTGCTTAATGCAACTCTTACTGTAAGAGCGCATGAGGCGGGTTCGCACCAAAAAAGAGGGTGGGAATTATTTACAGATCAGATCATACAAAAAATCTCGGAACAGTGCGAGCATGTCGTATTCATTCTGTGGGGAAGTTATGCTCAGAAAAAGGCAGTTCTGATTGATAAAAGTAAGCACCTGATTCTGACTGCAGTGCATCCCTCACCTTTGTCTGTGTACCGTGGCTTTTTTGGTTGTAAACATTTCTCACAGGCCAATGAATATTTAAAAGGTCATGGAAGATTGCCGATAGACTGGCGGATAGAAACGGATTAG
- the sufB gene encoding Fe-S cluster assembly protein SufB — protein sequence MSTKDDDILKELEQEEYKYGFTTDIEMDIAPTGLTEDTVRLISEKKNEPEWLLEWRLKAFRHFLTLKMPTWQNFRNPEVDFQAISYYAAPKAKPQLNSLDEVDPELLATFAKLGIPLDEQKILAGVVAVDAVFDSVSVKTTFREKLKEQGVIFCSFGEAVQEYPELVKEYLGTVVPQTDNIYAALNSAVFSDGSFVYIPKGVRCPMELSTYFRINAQNTGQFERTLIIADEGSYVSYLEGCTAPTRDENQLHAAVVELVAQRDAEIKYSTVQNWYPGDKDGKGGIYNFVTKRGICKGDNSKISWTQVETGSAITWKYPGVILKGDNSVGEFYSVALTRNMQVADTGTKMIHLGKNTRSKIVSKGISAGKSHNSYRGLVKIGPNADNSRNFTQCDSLLIGDKCGAHTFPYIENKNRTAVLEHEATTSKIGEDQVFYLNQRGIDSEKAVGLIVNGYAKEVLNQLPMEFAVEAQKLLAISLEGSVG from the coding sequence ATGAGTACCAAAGATGACGATATTTTAAAAGAGCTGGAGCAGGAGGAGTATAAATACGGTTTTACAACTGATATTGAAATGGATATTGCTCCGACAGGCTTGACAGAAGATACGGTTCGACTTATTTCCGAAAAGAAGAATGAGCCGGAGTGGTTATTGGAGTGGCGTTTGAAAGCTTTCCGTCATTTTTTGACGTTAAAGATGCCTACCTGGCAAAATTTTAGAAATCCGGAGGTTGATTTTCAGGCTATTTCATACTACGCTGCCCCTAAAGCAAAACCACAGTTGAATTCCCTGGATGAAGTGGATCCTGAATTGCTGGCTACCTTCGCAAAGCTGGGAATTCCATTGGATGAACAAAAGATATTGGCCGGTGTAGTAGCGGTAGATGCTGTTTTTGACTCTGTATCTGTCAAGACTACATTCCGTGAAAAACTAAAAGAACAAGGCGTTATTTTCTGTTCTTTTGGAGAAGCTGTGCAGGAATATCCTGAATTAGTAAAAGAATACCTGGGAACAGTGGTTCCTCAGACAGATAATATTTATGCTGCATTGAATTCTGCAGTATTTTCGGACGGATCTTTCGTTTACATTCCTAAAGGCGTAAGATGCCCGATGGAGCTGTCAACTTACTTCCGTATCAATGCGCAGAATACCGGGCAGTTTGAACGTACGCTGATTATTGCAGATGAAGGATCATACGTTTCATATTTGGAGGGATGTACTGCTCCTACACGTGATGAAAATCAGTTACATGCTGCAGTAGTAGAACTGGTTGCTCAAAGAGATGCTGAAATTAAATATTCTACTGTTCAAAACTGGTACCCTGGTGACAAGGACGGTAAAGGTGGTATCTACAACTTTGTAACAAAAAGAGGTATCTGTAAAGGTGATAACAGTAAGATTTCCTGGACACAGGTAGAAACAGGATCAGCTATTACATGGAAATATCCCGGAGTCATTCTCAAAGGAGATAATTCTGTCGGTGAATTTTATTCTGTAGCATTGACACGTAATATGCAGGTCGCTGATACAGGTACAAAAATGATTCACCTGGGAAAAAATACACGTTCTAAGATTGTTTCTAAAGGGATTTCCGCTGGGAAAAGCCACAACAGCTACAGAGGATTGGTGAAGATCGGTCCCAATGCGGACAATTCCAGAAATTTCACACAGTGTGACTCTTTATTGATAGGAGACAAATGTGGAGCGCATACTTTCCCTTATATCGAAAATAAAAACAGAACAGCCGTACTGGAGCATGAAGCCACGACTTCTAAGATCGGGGAAGATCAGGTGTTCTATCTTAATCAAAGAGGAATTGATTCGGAGAAGGCGGTAGGGCTTATTGTTAATGGGTATGCCAAAGAGGTACTGAATCAATTGCCGATGGAGTTTGCTGTAGAAGCACAGAAGTTACTGGCTATTTCCTTAGAGGGAAGTGTTGGATAG
- a CDS encoding PH domain-containing protein: protein MYIKERATLFQILISLTPALTATGILLWMTFRITYTIGPESIDCIAGFYKERIQIDAIRRIDRDTTMWMGFKLAGARKGIIIYYNTYEEVYLSPDNNDQFIRELIKVNPAIDIHKKSV, encoded by the coding sequence ATGTATATCAAAGAAAGGGCTACTCTGTTTCAAATCCTTATTTCGCTTACCCCTGCTTTGACAGCAACAGGGATATTACTTTGGATGACTTTCCGTATAACGTATACCATCGGGCCGGAATCCATTGATTGTATAGCGGGATTTTATAAAGAACGAATACAGATAGATGCTATAAGAAGAATTGATAGAGATACCACTATGTGGATGGGATTTAAACTTGCAGGAGCAAGAAAAGGCATCATTATTTATTACAATACATACGAGGAAGTATACCTGAGCCCTGACAATAACGATCAATTTATAAGGGAATTAATCAAAGTAAATCCTGCTATAGACATTCATAAAAAAAGCGTTTAA
- the sufD gene encoding Fe-S cluster assembly protein SufD: protein MSTLIADSLFQQLVDGFQEQESASETVALTKLRQDAFDKFRQVGFPTVKNEDWKYTNVHSLVNKTYVLNPDVDIDGLDFSKADIPDLDAHRIVLVNGQYVLAFSSLEEEIGLTVKPIDDAAQERNFIAHFAQYADKTQNPFVALNTALYTSGLYIDVAKGKALQKPIHIVHVATGAEDFFTQTRNLIVLEPNAEAEIIESFITLEGAAKNVQNKVTEIVVQENAKLQHYYLQVSESVSHYFNHTEVYQEKYSLYNNYNCNFPGATFVRNDINVRLDAEYVESHLYGINLTADNQFVDNHTVVDHMKPHCESYEWYKNIPQDTSTAVFNGKIFVREDAQKTNAFQQNNNMLIGDKSTVYTKPQLEIFADDVKCSHGCTMGQFDNDALFYLRARGIGEESARLLLVHAFAFDVTTRFSNPVVRQYVENLVDAGLRD from the coding sequence ATGAGTACATTGATAGCAGATTCATTATTTCAACAATTGGTAGACGGTTTTCAGGAGCAGGAAAGTGCTTCCGAAACTGTAGCCTTGACTAAATTACGTCAGGATGCTTTTGACAAATTTCGTCAGGTTGGTTTTCCAACTGTGAAAAATGAAGATTGGAAATATACAAATGTTCACAGTCTGGTAAACAAAACATATGTTTTGAATCCGGATGTGGATATTGATGGTTTGGATTTCAGTAAAGCTGATATTCCGGATCTGGATGCACATCGCATAGTCTTGGTAAACGGTCAGTATGTACTGGCATTTTCTTCACTTGAAGAAGAGATCGGATTGACAGTGAAGCCTATTGATGATGCAGCACAGGAACGTAATTTTATTGCGCATTTTGCACAATATGCCGATAAGACACAGAATCCTTTTGTAGCGTTGAACACAGCGTTGTATACATCAGGTTTATATATAGATGTGGCAAAAGGCAAAGCACTGCAAAAGCCTATTCATATAGTGCACGTAGCGACCGGAGCGGAAGATTTTTTCACGCAAACCCGTAATCTGATCGTACTGGAGCCTAATGCAGAAGCCGAGATTATCGAATCCTTCATTACTTTAGAAGGAGCAGCGAAGAATGTACAGAATAAAGTAACTGAAATTGTAGTGCAGGAAAATGCAAAATTACAACACTACTATCTTCAGGTTTCGGAATCTGTAAGTCATTATTTCAATCATACTGAAGTATATCAGGAAAAATATAGTTTATATAATAATTATAACTGTAATTTCCCGGGAGCAACTTTTGTCCGTAATGATATCAACGTAAGATTAGATGCTGAATATGTAGAAAGTCACCTGTACGGAATTAATCTGACTGCTGATAACCAGTTTGTCGATAATCATACCGTAGTAGATCATATGAAACCACATTGTGAATCGTATGAGTGGTATAAAAACATACCTCAGGATACTTCTACTGCCGTTTTTAATGGTAAAATCTTTGTTCGCGAGGATGCACAGAAAACGAATGCTTTTCAACAAAACAATAATATGTTGATTGGTGATAAATCGACGGTATATACCAAACCTCAGCTGGAGATCTTTGCAGATGATGTAAAATGTTCGCACGGTTGTACAATGGGACAATTTGATAATGATGCATTGTTTTATTTGAGAGCCCGTGGTATCGGCGAAGAGTCGGCCCGACTGCTTTTGGTACATGCGTTTGCATTTGATGTAACAACAAGATTTTCTAATCCGGTAGTACGTCAATATGTCGAAAATCTGGTAGATGCCGGATTGAGAGACTAA
- a CDS encoding NYN domain-containing protein, whose product MNDSKFNIAVLIDGDNAQASLIKELIAEVSKYGKATIRRIYGDWTSPQMNSWKDILNEYSINPIQKFSYTSGKNSTDSSLIIDAMDILHGKSVDGFCIVSSDSDYTGLAKRIREEGLFVMGIGRKITPIAFVNSCEIFTFTENLVEVEEIAAIPADNKKRPARAIAEKINKKPESVKITKATLPKSEMIKIDKAFSIATNEDDETFIAKIGLALRKIDPSFDARTFGFKNLTQLLDSLDKYEIIKNEVNGLNHPLVKLK is encoded by the coding sequence ATGAACGATTCCAAATTTAATATTGCTGTTCTAATAGATGGAGACAATGCTCAGGCGAGTCTGATTAAAGAATTAATAGCTGAAGTCTCCAAATACGGGAAGGCTACAATCAGACGTATTTACGGAGACTGGACAAGTCCGCAAATGAATAGCTGGAAAGATATATTAAACGAATATTCAATAAATCCAATTCAAAAATTCTCTTACACTTCCGGAAAAAACTCTACTGACAGTTCCCTTATCATAGATGCGATGGATATTCTGCACGGTAAGAGTGTGGATGGCTTCTGTATTGTATCCAGTGACAGTGACTATACCGGATTAGCGAAGCGGATCAGGGAAGAGGGGCTGTTTGTTATGGGAATAGGCCGAAAGATTACGCCTATCGCATTTGTTAACTCTTGTGAGATTTTCACTTTCACAGAGAATCTGGTAGAAGTAGAAGAAATTGCTGCTATTCCTGCGGATAATAAAAAAAGACCGGCAAGAGCCATTGCTGAAAAGATTAACAAAAAACCGGAGTCTGTTAAAATCACCAAAGCTACCTTACCCAAATCAGAAATGATCAAAATTGATAAAGCATTCTCAATTGCGACAAATGAGGATGATGAAACTTTTATTGCTAAAATAGGACTGGCTTTACGAAAGATTGATCCGAGTTTTGACGCCCGTACTTTTGGATTCAAAAATCTTACCCAGCTATTAGACAGTCTGGATAAATATGAAATTATAAAAAATGAAGTTAACGGATTAAATCATCCTCTTGTTAAGCTGAAATAG
- the sufC gene encoding Fe-S cluster assembly ATPase SufC: MLSIKNLHASVEDKQILKGLNLEVKAGEVHAIMGPNGAGKSTLGNVLAGRESYEVTDGTALLDGVDLLDLSPEDRAREGLFLAFQYPVEIPGVSNINFLKTAVNDIRAYKGLAPMEAKEFLQMVKEKQKLVEFSANLANRSLNEGFSGGEKKRNEIFQLAMLNPKLSILDETDSGLDIDALRVVANGVNQLRSKDNAFVVITHYQRLLDYIVPDFVHVLYNGRIVKSGPKELALELEEKGYDWLKELDTQNA, translated from the coding sequence ATGTTAAGTATTAAGAATTTACATGCGTCTGTTGAAGACAAACAAATATTAAAAGGCTTAAATCTTGAAGTGAAAGCAGGAGAGGTTCATGCTATTATGGGGCCTAATGGTGCCGGAAAAAGCACATTGGGAAATGTATTGGCTGGTCGTGAAAGCTACGAAGTAACAGATGGTACAGCCTTATTGGATGGTGTAGATTTATTGGATCTTTCTCCGGAAGATCGCGCCCGTGAAGGCTTGTTTCTGGCTTTTCAGTATCCGGTAGAAATTCCCGGAGTTTCAAACATTAATTTTCTGAAGACAGCTGTAAATGATATTCGTGCTTATAAAGGCTTAGCGCCGATGGAAGCTAAAGAATTCTTACAGATGGTAAAAGAAAAACAGAAGCTTGTAGAGTTTTCTGCAAATCTTGCCAACCGTTCATTAAACGAAGGATTTTCAGGTGGTGAAAAAAAACGTAATGAAATATTTCAATTGGCGATGTTGAATCCAAAATTATCTATTCTGGATGAAACAGATTCCGGTTTGGATATTGATGCATTACGCGTTGTCGCAAACGGTGTTAACCAATTACGTTCAAAAGACAATGCTTTTGTTGTGATCACACACTACCAGCGTTTATTAGATTATATTGTTCCGGATTTTGTTCACGTACTTTACAATGGACGTATTGTGAAATCGGGTCCGAAAGAACTTGCTTTGGAGCTGGAAGAAAAAGGTTACGATTGGTTAAAAGAATTAGACACACAAAATGCTTGA